A DNA window from Hordeum vulgare subsp. vulgare chromosome 1H, MorexV3_pseudomolecules_assembly, whole genome shotgun sequence contains the following coding sequences:
- the LOC123413961 gene encoding transcription factor WRKY19-like → MAALVTPGPGGCSTVSELVGQGRDSAAVLEALLRGASSPDHAGIRELAAEILRCCDRALAALHGGDGAVVDVAGGRKRKPGPGGPDNQTRPKRRMRASSGEKAARVERRRTAEDGLIWRKYGQKEIHNSTHPRLYFRCTYKHDSGCPATRQVQQSEDDPSLYVITYFGDHTCCQGDAAGAGLDGDDVKMQPFVINFGSATPSGGSPWLSSSNNTNDGRRSESGTSHSSQAVCSPEEFGVKEAKVESTSESGSQPADPAAAADLSSSADFSCASPAWDPLSGCLGWEHFGDSPFDCDTEFMDFDAIPLFQ, encoded by the exons ATGGCGGCACTTGTCACTCCCGGTCCCGGAGGTTGTTCCACTGTGTCCGAGCTGGTCGGGCAGGGCCGGGACTCGGCCGCCGTTCTCGAGGCCCTGCTCCGGGGCGCGTCGTCCCCGGACCACGCCGGGATCCGGGAGCTCGCCGCGGAGATCCTCCGCTGCTGCGACCGCGCGCTCGCCGCGCTCCACGGCGGCGACGGCGCCGTGGTCGACGTTGCCGGCGGCAGGAAGCGCAAGCCGGGACCCGGCGGCCCAGACAACCAGACGAGGCCGAAACGAAG GATGCGCGCGAGCAGCGGAGAGAAGGCGGCGAGAGTCGAGAGGAGGCGGACGGCGGAGGACGGGCTCATATGGAGGAAGTACGGCCAGAAGGAGATCCACAACAGCACGCACCCGAGGCTCTACTTCAGGTGCACCTACAAACACGACAGCGGCTGCCCGGCGACGAGGCAGGTGCAGCAGTCGGAGGACGACCCCTCCCTATACGTCATCACTTACTTCGGCGACCACACCTGCTGCCAAGGCGACGCCGCTGGCGCCGGCCTGGATGGCGACGACGTCAAGATGCAGCCGTTCGTCATCAACTTTGGGTCGGCCACCCCTAGCGGCGGTTCGCCGTGGCTCTCGTCGTCCAACAACACCAACGATGGCCGAAGGAGCGAGAGCGGGACCTCACACTCGTCGCAGGCCGTGTGCTCGCCGGAGGAGTTTGGAGTGAAAGAGGCCAAAGTCGAGTCAACATCTGAGTCAGGCTCGCAGCCGGCGGATCCGGCTGCGGCGGCGGACCTGAGTTCGTCGGCCGACTTCTCTTGTGCTTCACCGGCATGGGACCCTCTCTCCGGCTGCTTGGGCTGGGAGCACTTCGGCGACAGTCCGTTCGATTGCGATACCGAGTTCATGGATTTTGACGCCATTCCTCTGTTCCAATAG